One segment of Polaribacter huanghezhanensis DNA contains the following:
- a CDS encoding mannosyltransferase, giving the protein MVFSRKNTGFIIAVILTIILYFLFAFYVERTQFSMVLFLYISLFATSFYILKKGKENTKLLTSLSILFRLIFLFSIPNLSQDFYRFIWDGRMLFEGLNPYLYLPENFINQHEFPVNQATELYAEMGTLNGSHFTNYPPLNQLSFYIASLFAGNSILGSVIVFRLQLILADIGIIYFGKKILEKLQLPIHNIFLYALNPFIIIELTGNIHFEPVLLFFLIWSLYLLFKHKWMWAALLLACSISVKLIPLLFLPLFYQWFVKRSLDFAGMTKLFVFYLIIFTTIILLFLPFYNSELIENYFNSVGLWFRSFEFNASFYYIFREIGYLFRGYNEIAVIGKIIPVLAIVFLGFITFFRKNKSPKELITGLLFGLSFYYFTTTTMHPWYLATLVLLSVFTKYRFPIVWSLVIIFSYQAYSNLPWKENLWFVGLEYTIVYGFLIWELFFKNHHKKQYFDAHDSHAIS; this is encoded by the coding sequence ATGGTTTTCAGCAGAAAAAATACAGGATTTATAATTGCAGTAATTCTTACAATCATTCTTTATTTTTTATTTGCATTTTATGTAGAAAGAACTCAATTTTCAATGGTGTTGTTTTTATATATTTCGCTATTTGCAACATCATTTTACATCCTAAAAAAAGGAAAAGAAAACACGAAGTTGTTAACCAGTTTATCCATTTTATTTCGGTTGATTTTCTTGTTTTCAATTCCAAATTTATCACAAGATTTTTACCGTTTTATTTGGGACGGAAGAATGCTTTTCGAAGGATTGAATCCGTATTTATATTTACCAGAAAACTTTATCAATCAACACGAATTTCCAGTAAACCAAGCAACAGAATTGTATGCCGAAATGGGAACTTTAAACGGCAGTCATTTTACCAATTATCCGCCGTTAAATCAATTGAGTTTTTATATCGCATCACTTTTTGCTGGCAACAGTATTTTAGGTTCAGTAATTGTGTTTAGACTTCAACTAATTTTAGCAGATATCGGAATTATTTACTTTGGAAAAAAAATCTTAGAAAAACTACAATTACCAATTCACAACATCTTTTTATATGCATTAAATCCGTTTATCATAATTGAATTAACTGGAAACATTCATTTTGAACCTGTGCTGTTGTTCTTTTTAATTTGGAGTTTGTATTTGCTTTTTAAACACAAATGGATGTGGGCTGCATTATTATTAGCTTGTTCTATTTCTGTGAAATTAATTCCGTTATTATTTCTACCATTATTTTATCAATGGTTTGTAAAAAGATCTCTCGACTTCGCAGGAATGACAAAACTATTTGTGTTCTATCTAATTATTTTCACAACAATTATATTACTTTTTCTACCCTTTTACAATTCAGAATTGATTGAAAATTATTTTAATTCTGTTGGATTGTGGTTTAGAAGTTTCGAATTTAATGCAAGTTTTTATTATATTTTTAGAGAAATTGGATACCTGTTTAGAGGTTATAATGAAATTGCTGTCATCGGAAAAATCATTCCGGTTTTAGCAATTGTGTTTTTAGGGTTTATCACTTTTTTTAGAAAAAATAAAAGTCCGAAAGAACTCATTACTGGGTTGTTATTCGGATTGTCTTTTTATTACTTTACCACAACAACGATGCATCCGTGGTATTTAGCAACTTTAGTTTTGTTGTCTGTTTTTACCAAATATCGTTTTCCAATTGTTTGGAGTTTGGTAATTATATTCAGTTACCAAGCCTACTCTAATCTTCCTTGGAAAGAAAATTTGTGGTTTGTTGGCCTAGAATACACAATCGTTTATGGATTTTTAATTTGGGAATTGTTTTTTAAAAATCATCATAAGAAACAGTACTTTGACGCTCACGATTCACATGCAATTTCGTAA
- a CDS encoding cellulose synthase family protein, whose product MIVVAYIIIAIYTIALVLIFMYAIAQLNLLFNYLKAQKNKDTSERFNFSNPNEIPFITIQLPVYNELYVMERLLTNIVKLKYPKDKLEIQVLDDSTDESVISTSKQIKELQKSGIDIKHIQRTNRKGFKAGALKEGLKNAKGQFIAIFDADFLPKENWLLETIPYFKNPEIGVVQTRWGHINRNYSTLTRIQAFALDAHFTLEQVGRNSKNHFINFNGTAGVWRKECIYDAGNWEGDTLTEDLDLSYRAQLKNWKFKYLEHVETPAELPVIISAARSQQFRWNKGGAENFQKMAKRVLSNKNVHFKTKIHGILHLLNSTMFLNVLIVAVLSIPMLYIKNEYAHLKNYFYMMSFFVISSFIFLICYWFMFRNIYGGGFKNFLKYLVTFFTFFSIAMGFSLHNSIAVLEGHFGKKSDFIRTPKFNINSLKDSWKNNKYISKKVSVHVILEGFLALYFAFGMYSAFVVGNQGGDFGLFPFHLMLFLGFGYVFFKSIFSKA is encoded by the coding sequence ATGATTGTAGTTGCGTATATAATTATAGCGATTTATACCATTGCTTTGGTACTCATTTTTATGTACGCCATTGCACAACTCAACCTGCTTTTTAATTATTTAAAAGCGCAAAAAAACAAAGACACTTCAGAAAGATTTAATTTTTCTAATCCGAATGAAATTCCGTTTATAACCATTCAACTTCCTGTGTATAATGAGTTGTATGTAATGGAACGTTTGTTAACGAATATTGTAAAATTAAAGTACCCAAAAGACAAATTAGAAATTCAGGTGTTGGATGATTCTACAGATGAATCTGTTATTTCTACATCGAAGCAAATAAAAGAGCTTCAAAAATCTGGAATCGACATTAAACACATCCAAAGAACCAACAGAAAAGGCTTTAAAGCTGGAGCGCTAAAAGAAGGTTTAAAAAATGCAAAAGGGCAATTTATTGCCATTTTTGATGCTGACTTTTTACCCAAAGAAAATTGGTTGTTAGAAACCATTCCGTATTTCAAAAACCCAGAAATTGGCGTTGTTCAAACACGTTGGGGACATATCAACAGAAATTATTCTACACTTACAAGAATTCAAGCTTTTGCATTGGATGCACACTTTACGTTAGAACAAGTTGGGCGAAATAGCAAAAACCATTTCATAAATTTTAACGGAACTGCGGGTGTTTGGCGAAAAGAATGTATTTATGATGCTGGTAATTGGGAAGGCGACACATTAACTGAAGATTTAGATTTAAGTTATAGGGCGCAGTTAAAAAATTGGAAATTTAAATATTTAGAACACGTAGAAACTCCTGCTGAATTACCCGTTATTATTAGCGCAGCAAGATCGCAACAGTTTAGATGGAACAAAGGCGGCGCAGAAAATTTTCAAAAAATGGCAAAGCGAGTTTTGTCTAATAAAAACGTTCATTTTAAAACAAAAATCCACGGAATTTTACATTTACTAAATAGCACTATGTTTTTAAATGTTTTAATTGTAGCCGTTTTAAGTATACCCATGTTATATATTAAAAATGAATATGCACATTTAAAAAACTACTTTTATATGATGAGTTTCTTTGTGATAAGTTCTTTCATATTTTTAATTTGTTATTGGTTTATGTTTCGGAATATTTATGGTGGTGGATTTAAAAATTTCTTAAAATATCTTGTTACTTTTTTTACCTTTTTTTCTATTGCGATGGGATTTTCCTTACACAATTCAATAGCCGTTTTAGAAGGTCATTTTGGTAAAAAAAGCGATTTTATTAGAACGCCAAAATTCAATATTAATTCATTAAAAGACAGCTGGAAAAACAACAAATACATTTCTAAAAAAGTATCGGTTCATGTAATTTTAGAAGGATTTTTAGCCTTGTATTTTGCATTTGGAATGTACAGCGCTTTTGTGGTTGGAAATCAAGGTGGAGATTTTGGTTTGTTTCCTTTTCATTTGATGTTGTTTTTAGGATTTGGCTACGTGTTTTTTAAATCTATTTTTTCTAAAGCATAA
- a CDS encoding glycosyltransferase family 2 protein, with product MSIIKVIIPAYNEQDSIANVIHDIPSIVDEIIVISNNSTDNTEENAKNAGATVLKESRKGYGFACLKGMDYIANQKVKPAIIVFLDGDYSDYPEQLTEIVAPIINDNIDFVIGARVKRFRETDSMTPQQVFGNWLATFLMSLFFGAKFTDLGPFRAIKYDKLIALNMEDKTYGWTVEMQLKALKQKLTYVEIPMKYRNRIGVSKVSGTVKGSVMAGVKILGWIFKYSFK from the coding sequence ATGTCAATTATAAAAGTAATCATCCCTGCTTATAACGAGCAAGATTCTATTGCAAATGTCATTCATGATATTCCATCAATCGTGGATGAAATTATTGTGATTAGCAACAATTCTACTGATAATACTGAAGAAAATGCTAAAAATGCTGGAGCAACAGTTTTAAAAGAATCTAGAAAAGGTTATGGTTTTGCCTGTTTAAAAGGAATGGATTATATCGCAAATCAAAAAGTAAAACCAGCAATTATTGTTTTTTTAGATGGCGATTATTCTGATTACCCAGAACAATTAACAGAAATTGTTGCTCCAATTATCAATGATAACATCGATTTTGTAATTGGCGCAAGAGTAAAACGATTCCGAGAAACAGATTCTATGACGCCGCAACAAGTATTCGGTAATTGGTTAGCAACTTTTTTAATGAGCCTTTTTTTTGGTGCAAAATTTACCGATTTAGGTCCATTTAGAGCCATTAAATACGACAAATTAATAGCTTTAAACATGGAGGACAAAACCTACGGCTGGACCGTAGAAATGCAATTAAAAGCATTGAAACAAAAACTAACGTATGTAGAAATTCCGATGAAATACAGAAATAGAATTGGCGTTTCTAAAGTTTCTGGAACTGTAAAAGGAAGTGTGATGGCAGGAGTTAAAATATTAGGTTGGATTTTTAAATATAGTTTTAAATGA
- a CDS encoding 4Fe-4S binding protein: MKAIKQTGLILFLIGLTVFTGTIFTGSFSLTSDEFDTFIKEKNYKNELIKDELQKAVVTSKDLSIFEFSSRVRNAFKVSNDHYDALITKYDSEKNWDKKGVQYQYKIYGKPHSLSFEMAKIAGNGFVKENAVLFWWLTFGLAIFGALLFILPNVILLGKAGIKNNGIYLESSTNRGWIAWLVLVYLVSFYLVLYFVPDYIVNWTFIFDPLSKFLNGGLASQWFVYGFLYCVIMLVMATRMYIKYRHNKYQIIRTTSVLFFQIVFAFLIPEIMTSLNMPGYDFKSAFPLDYDFFFEWNLETLKSSGSIGLFILVWGIVLTLVIVPVMVYFFGKRWYCSWVCGCGGLAETLGDPYRQHSSKTLKSWKLERWLIHSVLIFSLVMTAVTLYCYFTGSQSFLGINSQWIKDTYSFLIGAWFAGVIGTGFYPIFGNRVWCRFGCPLAAYLGFVQRFKSRFRITTNGGQCISCGNCSTYCEQGIDVRAYAQKGENIVRSSCVGCGICSAVCPRGVLKLENGPEDGRINPTEILLGNDVDLMKLINDK, from the coding sequence ATGAAAGCAATAAAACAAACAGGTCTAATCCTTTTCTTAATTGGTTTAACCGTTTTTACGGGAACTATTTTTACAGGTTCGTTTTCTTTAACTTCTGATGAATTTGATACTTTCATCAAAGAGAAAAACTACAAAAATGAACTGATAAAAGACGAGCTACAAAAAGCAGTTGTAACTTCTAAAGATTTATCAATTTTCGAATTTTCTAGTCGTGTTAGAAACGCTTTTAAAGTTTCAAATGATCATTATGATGCATTAATTACAAAATACGATTCAGAAAAAAATTGGGATAAAAAAGGAGTACAATATCAATATAAAATTTATGGTAAACCACATTCACTAAGTTTTGAAATGGCCAAAATTGCTGGCAATGGTTTTGTAAAAGAAAATGCTGTTTTATTTTGGTGGCTTACTTTTGGTTTGGCCATTTTTGGCGCACTTCTTTTTATTTTACCAAACGTTATTTTATTGGGAAAAGCGGGAATTAAAAACAACGGGATTTATTTAGAATCGAGCACAAATCGTGGTTGGATTGCTTGGTTGGTGCTTGTCTATCTAGTTTCTTTTTATTTGGTCTTATATTTTGTACCAGATTATATTGTAAACTGGACGTTTATTTTTGATCCATTAAGTAAATTTTTAAATGGTGGTTTAGCGTCTCAATGGTTTGTATACGGCTTTTTATATTGTGTAATTATGTTGGTGATGGCAACAAGGATGTACATCAAATACAGACACAATAAATATCAAATTATTAGAACAACTTCTGTCTTATTTTTTCAAATTGTCTTTGCTTTTTTAATTCCAGAAATTATGACCAGCTTAAACATGCCTGGATATGATTTTAAAAGTGCTTTTCCGTTAGATTATGATTTCTTCTTTGAATGGAATTTAGAAACTTTAAAAAGTAGCGGCTCCATCGGATTGTTTATTTTAGTTTGGGGAATTGTGTTAACCTTAGTGATCGTTCCTGTAATGGTCTATTTCTTTGGGAAACGCTGGTACTGTTCTTGGGTTTGTGGTTGTGGCGGATTGGCAGAGACATTGGGCGATCCGTACAGACAACATTCTAGCAAAACCTTAAAATCTTGGAAATTAGAACGCTGGTTGATTCATTCGGTGTTAATCTTTTCTTTGGTGATGACCGCTGTAACATTGTATTGTTATTTTACAGGATCACAATCCTTTTTAGGAATCAATTCGCAATGGATAAAAGACACCTATAGCTTCTTGATTGGCGCTTGGTTTGCTGGCGTAATCGGAACCGGATTTTATCCCATTTTTGGAAACCGAGTTTGGTGTCGTTTTGGTTGTCCGTTAGCTGCTTATTTAGGATTTGTACAACGTTTTAAATCGCGCTTTAGAATTACCACAAATGGCGGACAATGTATTTCTTGCGGAAATTGTTCTACGTATTGTGAACAAGGAATTGACGTGAGAGCCTACGCGCAGAAAGGAGAAAATATTGTGCGTTCTAGTTGTGTGGGTTGCGGAATTTGCTCTGCTGTTTGTCCGCGTGGTGTTTTAAAATTAGAAAACGGACCAGAAGATGGACGCATCAATCCGACAGAAATTTTATTAGGAAATGATGTTGATTTAATGAAGTTGATTAACGACAAATAA
- a CDS encoding NAD(P)/FAD-dependent oxidoreductase, whose amino-acid sequence MEHIVIIGNGISGVTAARHIRKNSDKEITIISAETEYFFSRTALMYVYMGHLKFEHTQPYESWFWKKNRINLKKGFVSKVNSDVNELEFSNGEKLTYDKLIIATGSKPNKFGWPGQDLKGVMGMYHKQDLESLETYAPDNKVCKRAVIVGGGLIGIELVEMLHSRNIPVTFLVREPSFWGNVLPKEESEIINKEITDNHIDLRLGVNLKEIIADENGNVKSVIIAETNEEIACNVVGLTAGVSPNVDFLKNSNIEIGRGVKVNRFLETNIENIYAIGDCAEQHEAIGQRRPIEAVWYTGRMMGETLAQTICGNKIEYKPGHWFNSAKFFDIEYQTYGWVWAEPKENEARFYWEHKSGKKCIHINYDKNTQEFIGINTFGIRMRHEFFDKILNEKRSIHHVLEHLSDANFDPEFYKLHEAEIVAKFNLENNTNIQLKKKSWKRIFSS is encoded by the coding sequence ATGGAGCACATTGTTATTATAGGAAACGGAATCTCTGGTGTTACAGCCGCCAGGCATATCAGAAAAAACTCTGACAAAGAAATCACAATCATTTCTGCAGAAACTGAGTATTTCTTTTCTAGAACTGCTCTGATGTATGTGTATATGGGACACCTAAAATTTGAGCACACACAACCATATGAATCTTGGTTTTGGAAAAAAAACCGCATCAACCTTAAAAAAGGGTTTGTATCAAAAGTAAATTCTGATGTAAATGAACTTGAATTTTCTAATGGCGAAAAATTAACTTACGACAAACTCATCATCGCTACGGGTTCTAAACCCAATAAATTTGGTTGGCCTGGTCAAGATTTAAAGGGCGTTATGGGAATGTATCACAAACAAGATTTAGAATCTTTAGAAACATATGCGCCCGATAACAAAGTGTGTAAACGTGCTGTAATTGTTGGTGGTGGTTTAATCGGAATTGAATTGGTAGAAATGTTACATAGCAGAAATATTCCGGTTACTTTTTTAGTAAGAGAACCAAGTTTTTGGGGAAATGTATTGCCAAAAGAAGAATCTGAAATCATCAATAAAGAAATTACAGACAATCATATCGATTTGCGATTGGGAGTCAATTTAAAAGAAATTATTGCTGATGAAAACGGAAATGTAAAATCGGTCATTATTGCTGAAACCAATGAAGAAATTGCATGTAATGTGGTTGGATTAACTGCTGGAGTCTCTCCAAATGTGGATTTTTTAAAAAACTCAAACATCGAAATCGGGCGTGGTGTAAAAGTGAATCGTTTTTTAGAAACCAATATTGAAAATATTTATGCCATTGGTGATTGTGCAGAACAACACGAAGCAATCGGACAAAGAAGACCTATTGAAGCCGTTTGGTACACAGGAAGAATGATGGGAGAAACGCTAGCGCAAACAATTTGCGGAAATAAAATTGAATACAAACCTGGACATTGGTTTAACTCCGCAAAATTTTTTGATATCGAATATCAAACCTATGGTTGGGTTTGGGCAGAACCAAAAGAAAATGAAGCTCGTTTTTATTGGGAACATAAAAGTGGTAAAAAATGTATTCATATCAATTATGATAAAAACACCCAAGAATTTATCGGAATTAACACCTTCGGAATTAGAATGCGGCATGAGTTTTTTGATAAAATCCTCAATGAAAAACGTTCTATACATCATGTCTTAGAACATTTATCAGATGCTAATTTTGACCCTGAGTTTTACAAATTACATGAAGCAGAAATTGTAGCAAAATTCAATCTAGAAAACAATACAAACATCCAACTGAAAAAGAAAAGTTGGAAAAGAATTTTTAGCTCTTAA